A genomic stretch from Arthrobacter sp. KBS0702 includes:
- the proB gene encoding glutamate 5-kinase: MTSNAVVVPGAAGAPSRAALSGARRIVVKVGSSSLTSIRGGIAEEALTDLADALAHKRNAGTEIILVSSGAIAAGLAPLGLDKRPRDLATQQAAASVGQGLLMARYTHAFGAHGVTVSQVLLTADDFMRRSQHTNAFRALDRLLNLGVVPVVNENDTVATHEIRFGDNDRLAALVAHLVRADALVLLSDVDSLYDGPPSHGAKRIAHVTGPRDLEGVSIGSTGKAGVGTGGMVTKVEAASIAAGSGIHALVTSTANAAAALAGEDVGTWFSVNGARKPIRLLWLAHLASVQGTLVLDDGAVRAVRDRHTSLLPAGISAVHGDFEAGDAVEMVGTDGTVIARGLVNYGAAELPQMLGRSTRELGKTLGRGYDREVVHVDDLVLV, translated from the coding sequence ATGACGAGTAACGCGGTCGTTGTGCCCGGCGCGGCCGGGGCGCCCAGCCGCGCCGCGCTCTCCGGCGCCCGCCGGATCGTGGTCAAGGTGGGCTCCTCCTCGCTGACGTCCATTCGCGGCGGCATCGCCGAGGAGGCCCTGACCGACCTCGCCGACGCCCTCGCACACAAACGCAACGCGGGCACCGAAATCATCCTCGTCTCCTCCGGGGCGATCGCCGCCGGGCTGGCGCCGCTGGGGCTCGACAAGCGACCCCGCGACCTTGCCACCCAGCAGGCCGCCGCGAGCGTGGGGCAGGGGCTCCTGATGGCCCGTTACACCCACGCCTTCGGCGCGCACGGCGTCACGGTCAGCCAGGTCCTGCTCACCGCCGACGATTTCATGCGCCGCAGCCAGCACACCAACGCCTTCCGCGCCCTGGACCGGCTGCTGAACCTCGGCGTGGTCCCGGTGGTCAACGAAAACGACACCGTCGCCACCCATGAGATCCGCTTCGGCGACAACGACCGGCTCGCGGCCCTCGTGGCCCACCTGGTCCGCGCCGACGCCCTCGTCCTGCTCTCCGACGTCGATTCGCTCTACGACGGGCCGCCCTCGCACGGTGCCAAGCGGATCGCCCACGTCACCGGCCCGCGCGACCTCGAAGGCGTCTCGATCGGCAGCACCGGCAAGGCCGGGGTCGGCACCGGCGGCATGGTCACCAAAGTCGAGGCCGCGTCGATCGCCGCCGGGTCCGGGATCCACGCCCTGGTGACCTCCACCGCGAACGCCGCCGCCGCGCTGGCGGGGGAGGACGTGGGGACCTGGTTCTCGGTCAACGGCGCCCGCAAGCCGATCCGGCTGCTCTGGCTCGCCCACCTGGCCTCCGTCCAGGGCACGCTGGTGCTCGACGACGGCGCCGTCCGGGCCGTGCGGGACCGCCACACCTCGCTGCTTCCGGCCGGGATCTCCGCCGTGCACGGCGACTTCGAAGCCGGTGACGCGGTCGAGATGGTCGGCACCGACGGGACCGTGATTGCCCGCGGCCTGGTGAACTACGGCGCCGCCGAACTGCCGCAGATGCTCGGCCGTTCCACCCGTGAGCTCGGCAAGACGCTGGGGCGCGGCTACGACCGTGAAGTTGTTCATGTTGACGACCTGGTGCTGGTCTAA
- a CDS encoding NAD(P)/FAD-dependent oxidoreductase produces the protein MNQADPGFADVVVIGAGQAGLSAAYHLQRRGFVPALPPVTGQEGRGPGSADPEGAARPLTYVVFDAEEGPGGAWRHRWKSLLMATVNGISDLPGIPQPTVDPAEASSTFLSRYFGGYEAELGLAIVRPVKVRSVSREDSNPAGRLRIATSRGVWSARAVINATGTWTRPFWPIYPGQSSFRGRQLHVADYVSADEFRGRHVIVVGGGISAVGLLDEISKVTGTTWFTRREPVWRDAAFDRQAGHDAVALVEERVRQGLPPQSVVAATGLIWTPALRAAAARGVLQRHPMFTGIEPGGVRLADGSFLAADVILWATGFRAELEHLAPLHLRGPGGGIAMDGTQVAAEPRVHLVGYGPSSSTIGANRAGRAAVAGIVKLLSGSG, from the coding sequence GTGAACCAAGCCGACCCGGGGTTTGCCGACGTCGTGGTCATCGGCGCCGGCCAGGCGGGACTATCCGCTGCCTACCACCTGCAGCGCCGCGGCTTCGTCCCGGCCCTGCCGCCGGTAACCGGCCAGGAGGGAAGAGGCCCGGGGTCCGCGGACCCGGAGGGCGCCGCCCGTCCATTGACCTATGTCGTGTTCGACGCCGAAGAGGGCCCCGGCGGGGCGTGGCGGCACCGCTGGAAAAGTTTGTTGATGGCCACCGTGAACGGCATCAGCGATCTCCCCGGCATCCCGCAGCCCACGGTGGACCCGGCCGAGGCAAGCTCGACCTTCCTGAGCCGCTACTTCGGCGGCTATGAGGCCGAGCTGGGCCTGGCCATCGTGCGCCCCGTGAAGGTCCGCTCCGTCAGCCGCGAGGACAGCAACCCGGCCGGACGGCTCCGCATCGCCACCTCGCGCGGGGTATGGTCAGCCCGCGCCGTGATCAACGCCACCGGCACGTGGACCCGCCCCTTCTGGCCCATCTACCCGGGCCAATCCAGCTTCCGCGGCCGGCAGCTGCATGTGGCGGACTACGTCTCGGCCGACGAATTCCGCGGGCGGCACGTGATCGTGGTGGGCGGCGGCATCTCCGCGGTCGGACTGCTCGACGAGATCTCAAAGGTCACCGGCACCACCTGGTTCACCCGGCGGGAACCGGTCTGGCGCGACGCAGCCTTCGACCGGCAGGCAGGCCACGACGCCGTCGCCCTCGTCGAGGAGCGGGTCCGCCAAGGGCTTCCGCCGCAGAGCGTCGTCGCCGCCACGGGCCTGATCTGGACCCCGGCCCTGCGGGCCGCTGCCGCCCGCGGCGTGCTCCAACGGCACCCCATGTTCACCGGCATCGAACCCGGGGGAGTGCGGCTGGCGGACGGAAGCTTCCTGGCCGCCGACGTCATCCTCTGGGCCACCGGCTTCCGGGCCGAGCTGGAACACCTCGCGCCACTGCACCTGCGCGGACCCGGCGGCGGCATTGCCATGGACGGCACGCAGGTCGCCGCGGAACCCCGGGTCCATCTCGTGGGCTACGGCCCCTCCTCGTCCACCATCGGGGCCAACCGTGCGGGCCGGGCGGCCGTGGCCGGGATCGTCAAACTGCTGTCCGGTTCGGGATAA
- a CDS encoding methylenetetrahydrofolate reductase, translating into MSPPSLIDAHPNLAGAAPLALSYELFPPRSPAAAESLWTTIGELESTSPDYVSVTYGANGSNRSTAVELIRRLVQDTSLRPLAHLTCVGNTPQELAEIIGELLDVGVRGILALRGDQPKDGELPADGSLRYAQDLIELIRRVEQRRSALLCAGKVAVGVAAYPTRHPESPSEAHDVEVLLAKQRSGADFAITQVFFHTEQYAQLLARARRAGVTIPIIPGVMPLTSIRRLTRLGELTGVEPAPELIEKLAAASTDVERNRIGVAATVELANAALDAGAPGLHLYTFNEHTSALEVLDKLALPRPHRAGSRAGAMGRGAGQQLAS; encoded by the coding sequence ATGTCTCCACCAAGCCTTATTGACGCACATCCAAACCTCGCCGGAGCGGCCCCGCTGGCCCTGTCCTACGAGCTCTTTCCGCCCAGGTCGCCCGCGGCCGCGGAATCGCTCTGGACCACCATCGGGGAACTGGAATCCACCAGCCCCGACTACGTGTCCGTGACCTACGGGGCGAACGGGTCCAACCGGAGCACCGCCGTCGAACTCATCCGGCGCCTGGTGCAGGACACCTCGCTGCGCCCGCTGGCGCACCTGACCTGCGTGGGCAACACCCCGCAGGAGCTGGCCGAGATCATCGGCGAACTGCTCGACGTCGGCGTCCGCGGCATCCTCGCGCTGCGCGGCGACCAGCCGAAGGACGGTGAACTCCCGGCGGACGGCTCGCTGCGGTACGCCCAGGACCTGATCGAGCTCATCCGGCGCGTCGAACAGCGCCGCTCGGCGCTGCTGTGCGCCGGCAAAGTGGCGGTCGGCGTCGCCGCCTATCCCACCCGGCATCCCGAATCACCGAGTGAGGCGCACGACGTCGAGGTGCTGCTCGCCAAGCAGCGTTCCGGCGCCGACTTCGCCATCACCCAGGTCTTCTTCCATACCGAGCAGTACGCTCAGCTGCTGGCCCGGGCGCGCCGGGCCGGCGTCACCATCCCGATCATCCCAGGCGTGATGCCGCTGACCAGCATCCGCCGGCTCACCCGTCTGGGCGAACTCACCGGCGTGGAGCCGGCCCCGGAGCTGATCGAAAAGCTCGCGGCCGCCAGCACCGACGTCGAACGCAACCGGATCGGCGTCGCCGCCACCGTGGAGCTGGCCAACGCCGCACTGGACGCCGGCGCTCCCGGACTCCACCTCTACACCTTCAACGAGCACACCAGCGCCCTCGAGGTGCTGGACAAGCTCGCGCTGCCGCGCCCGCACCGCGCCGGCAGCCGCGCCGGGGCCATGGGCCGCGGCGCCGGCCAGCAGCTCGCCAGCTGA
- the rsfS gene encoding ribosome silencing factor has protein sequence MTATDSSIATARHAAHAAAEKLADDIVALDVSERLALADVFLIASAPSERQVNAIVDGIEDELSKFDLKPVRREGRSGGRWVLLDYADVVIHVQHEEDRVFYALERLWKDCPVVDLQLGDDASAKAGAASETE, from the coding sequence GTGACTGCAACCGATTCATCCATCGCCACAGCCCGCCACGCCGCCCACGCGGCCGCGGAAAAATTGGCCGACGACATTGTGGCCCTCGACGTCAGCGAGCGGCTTGCCCTGGCAGACGTGTTCCTGATCGCCTCGGCCCCGTCCGAGCGCCAGGTCAACGCCATTGTCGACGGCATCGAGGATGAACTGTCGAAGTTCGACCTCAAGCCGGTGCGCCGCGAAGGACGTTCCGGCGGCCGCTGGGTGCTGCTGGACTACGCCGACGTCGTGATCCACGTCCAGCACGAGGAAGACCGCGTGTTCTACGCCCTGGAGCGCCTCTGGAAGGACTGCCCGGTCGTTGACCTGCAACTGGGGGACGACGCCTCGGCCAAGGCCGGCGCCGCCAGCGAAACCGAGTAG
- the nadD gene encoding nicotinate-nucleotide adenylyltransferase, whose protein sequence is MGGTFDPIHHGHLVAASEVAAKFGLDEVVFVPTGQPWQKSSKKVSEAEHRYLMTVIATASNPRFTVSRVDVDRPGPTYTIDTLRDLRTLRPHADLFFITGADALAQILSWKDIDELWSLAHFVGVTRPGHVLDGMGRDDVSLLEVPAMAISSTDCRARVAAGNPVWYLVPDGVVQYIAKYDLYDGRADPEPDRLESRPVLETNQTASTE, encoded by the coding sequence ATGGGCGGCACGTTCGATCCGATCCATCACGGCCACCTCGTCGCGGCCAGTGAGGTCGCGGCGAAGTTCGGCCTCGACGAAGTGGTATTTGTTCCCACCGGGCAGCCATGGCAGAAGAGCAGCAAGAAAGTCAGCGAGGCCGAACACCGGTACCTCATGACCGTCATCGCCACCGCTTCGAATCCGCGGTTCACGGTGAGCCGGGTCGACGTCGACAGGCCCGGCCCCACCTACACCATCGACACCCTGCGTGACCTTCGCACGCTGCGCCCGCACGCCGATCTCTTCTTCATCACCGGCGCCGACGCGCTGGCGCAGATCCTGTCCTGGAAAGATATCGACGAGCTGTGGTCGCTCGCGCACTTCGTCGGGGTGACGCGGCCCGGACACGTCCTGGACGGCATGGGCCGCGATGACGTCAGCCTGCTGGAGGTGCCCGCCATGGCGATATCTTCCACGGACTGCCGGGCCCGCGTCGCTGCCGGAAACCCTGTCTGGTACCTCGTGCCCGACGGCGTGGTCCAGTACATCGCCAAGTACGACCTGTACGACGGCCGGGCCGACCCGGAACCGGATCGCCTGGAGTCCCGTCCCGTCCTCGAAACAAACCAAACCGCCAGCACCGAATGA
- a CDS encoding glutamate-5-semialdehyde dehydrogenase — protein sequence MTEALTSHPDLPVHDAPAAGAPSAATDVEAAVHAIADRSRVASRRMARANRAWKDRGLRAVGAALLEHKDRILAANAKDVASGRANGTSAALLDRLTLTDARVQALAAALENLANLPDPVGNVVRGQTLPNGLRLRQVNVPMGVVAAIYEARPNVTVDIAGLALKSGNAVILRGGSAAAATNAALVSLLREALDSVGLPADAVQSVDEFGRDGANVLMRARGRVDVLIPRGGRELIQTVVTNSSVPVIETGEGNVHIFLDASADEEMAVEILLNAKTQRPSVCNTVETLLVHSGSTVLPAVAAALRAAGVTLHTDERIRAALPGGVDSVPATDADWATEYMDLDLAVAMVDSLDEAVQHIRTWSTGHTEAILTNDLANAERFIAEVDSAAVIVNASTRFTDGGELGLGAEVGISTQKLHARGPMGLTELTTTKWIVQGEGQIRA from the coding sequence ATGACTGAGGCCCTGACTTCGCACCCCGACCTGCCGGTTCACGACGCGCCAGCGGCAGGCGCGCCGTCGGCCGCCACCGATGTCGAAGCGGCCGTGCACGCCATCGCCGACCGATCCCGCGTGGCCTCCCGCCGGATGGCCCGCGCCAACCGGGCGTGGAAAGACCGCGGCCTGCGGGCCGTCGGCGCCGCGCTGCTGGAGCACAAGGACCGGATCCTGGCCGCCAACGCCAAGGACGTCGCCTCCGGCCGTGCCAACGGCACCTCGGCCGCGCTGCTGGACCGTCTCACCCTCACCGATGCGCGGGTCCAGGCCCTCGCCGCGGCCCTGGAAAACCTCGCCAACCTGCCGGACCCGGTGGGCAACGTGGTCCGCGGCCAGACTCTCCCGAACGGGCTGCGGTTGCGCCAGGTCAACGTGCCGATGGGTGTGGTTGCCGCGATCTACGAGGCGCGCCCCAACGTCACCGTGGACATTGCCGGCCTGGCGCTCAAGAGCGGCAACGCCGTCATCCTGCGCGGCGGCAGCGCCGCAGCCGCGACGAACGCCGCGCTCGTCAGCCTGCTCCGCGAGGCATTGGACTCGGTGGGACTGCCCGCCGACGCCGTCCAGAGCGTCGACGAGTTCGGCCGCGACGGCGCGAACGTCCTGATGCGGGCCCGCGGCCGCGTGGATGTGCTGATTCCGCGCGGCGGACGCGAACTGATCCAGACCGTGGTGACGAACTCCTCCGTCCCGGTGATCGAAACCGGCGAGGGCAACGTGCACATCTTCCTGGACGCTTCGGCGGACGAGGAGATGGCGGTCGAGATCCTGCTTAACGCCAAGACCCAGCGCCCCAGCGTCTGCAATACCGTGGAGACCCTGCTGGTCCATTCCGGCTCCACCGTGCTGCCTGCCGTCGCGGCCGCCTTGCGGGCCGCCGGCGTCACCCTGCACACGGACGAACGTATCCGGGCCGCGCTCCCGGGCGGGGTGGACTCGGTGCCCGCCACCGACGCGGACTGGGCCACCGAGTACATGGACCTTGACCTGGCGGTGGCCATGGTGGACAGCCTGGACGAGGCGGTGCAGCACATCCGAACCTGGTCCACCGGCCACACGGAGGCGATCCTGACCAACGATCTCGCCAACGCGGAGCGTTTCATCGCCGAGGTGGATTCGGCAGCGGTCATCGTGAACGCGTCCACCCGGTTCACCGACGGCGGCGAGCTGGGCCTCGGCGCCGAAGTGGGTATTTCGACGCAGAAGCTGCACGCCCGCGGCCCGATGGGCTTGACCGAGCTCACCACGACGAAGTGGATCGTGCAGGGCGAAGGCCAGATCCGGGCATAG
- a CDS encoding ROK family transcriptional regulator produces the protein MGDFNLTVILDAIRRSPVGLSRVELAKIVGLSPQTISNISRRLLDQNLIVEAGKEGTGPGKPRTMLRLNPGGMYAVGVHLDPAVTTFVVLDLVGDVVKHSRIKTPSGADPGAVIDTIAAEIRQLIAESGVDPAKIAGLGVASPGPIDLNEGAVVDPPLLLGWDRVPLRDALVQATGLSTLVDKDVTSAAVAETWAGGPSGAGSFIFMYMGTGIGCGIVLNDEVVRGTSGNAGEIGHIVVDPDGPLCDCGLHGCVKSAAIPQVLVARAVEAGVLDGPRGETNGPAVQERFAQLCAQAYGGDAKAAEIIDSSAVLVARAVSVITNTLDVDRVVFGGPFWSCLSETYLRLVPELVAENSATRKIHGIEVVGTGVGEDVGAIGAACLVLEHTLAPRSQRLLLDG, from the coding sequence ATGGGGGATTTTAACCTCACGGTCATCCTGGATGCGATCCGGCGCTCGCCCGTCGGCCTGAGCAGGGTTGAACTGGCCAAGATTGTCGGGCTGTCGCCTCAGACGATCTCGAATATTTCCCGCCGCCTGCTGGACCAGAACCTGATTGTCGAGGCGGGCAAGGAAGGCACCGGGCCGGGGAAGCCCCGGACCATGCTGAGGCTGAACCCGGGCGGGATGTACGCCGTCGGCGTGCATCTGGACCCCGCGGTGACGACCTTCGTGGTGCTGGACCTCGTGGGCGACGTGGTCAAACACTCCCGGATCAAGACCCCGTCCGGCGCCGACCCCGGCGCCGTCATTGACACCATCGCGGCCGAGATCCGCCAGCTGATCGCGGAGTCCGGCGTCGACCCGGCCAAGATCGCCGGACTCGGCGTCGCCTCACCTGGTCCGATCGACCTCAATGAGGGCGCCGTGGTCGACCCCCCACTCCTGCTCGGCTGGGACCGCGTCCCGCTTCGGGACGCCCTCGTGCAGGCAACCGGCTTGTCCACCCTCGTGGACAAGGACGTCACCAGCGCCGCAGTCGCGGAGACGTGGGCCGGGGGACCCAGCGGGGCCGGGAGCTTCATCTTCATGTATATGGGCACCGGGATCGGCTGCGGAATCGTGCTCAACGACGAGGTAGTTCGGGGCACGTCCGGAAACGCCGGCGAAATCGGGCACATTGTGGTGGACCCCGACGGGCCACTTTGTGACTGCGGGCTGCACGGCTGCGTGAAGTCCGCGGCGATCCCGCAGGTGCTCGTGGCCCGGGCCGTGGAGGCCGGCGTACTCGATGGACCTCGCGGGGAAACCAACGGCCCCGCCGTCCAGGAACGGTTTGCCCAGCTATGCGCCCAGGCCTACGGGGGCGACGCAAAGGCCGCCGAGATCATTGACAGTTCCGCGGTGCTCGTGGCCCGGGCCGTGTCCGTGATCACCAACACCCTGGATGTGGACCGCGTCGTCTTTGGGGGACCGTTCTGGAGCTGCCTCTCGGAGACGTACCTGAGACTGGTCCCCGAGCTTGTGGCCGAGAACAGCGCCACCCGCAAGATCCACGGGATCGAAGTGGTGGGCACGGGTGTGGGAGAGGACGTGGGAGCAATCGGTGCGGCGTGCCTGGTCCTGGAGCACACGCTTGCGCCCCGCTCCCAGCGCCTCCTGCTCGACGGTTAG
- a CDS encoding class I SAM-dependent methyltransferase, which translates to MQSTLDLLFSRLRRFPDVEAANLQAWDATDRLLLDTAAELRASGVIAPGARVAVVGDRYGALTLGLLALGRENGTQEDTVRVHQDLITGERALRHNAAAVGVTDRFDQLPLGAAVEGAGLVLLQLPRSLAELEEIADAVARHAAPGVVLLAGGRVKHMSLGMNAVLERYFGEVQPQLARQKSRILLARAPKAVGATPPYPVTERNAELDLTVCARGAVFAGTGLDIGTRFLLGFLPQMPGVRHAVDLGCGTGILAAMYARRHPDARVTATDRSAAAVESARETARANGLHGQIDVLQDDAMSTLPDGGTGLVLLNPPFHLGAAVHAGAGIKLIEAAARVLDPGGELWTVFNSHLHYRPALERLVGPTREVGRNTKFTVTASVRAPRP; encoded by the coding sequence GTGCAAAGTACCCTGGATCTTCTCTTCTCCCGGCTGCGGCGGTTTCCCGACGTCGAGGCCGCCAACCTGCAGGCCTGGGACGCCACCGACCGGTTGTTGCTGGACACCGCCGCCGAGCTGCGGGCCTCCGGTGTGATCGCCCCCGGCGCCAGAGTCGCCGTCGTGGGCGACCGGTACGGGGCGTTGACCCTCGGCCTGCTGGCGCTGGGCCGGGAAAACGGGACACAGGAAGACACCGTCCGGGTGCATCAGGACCTGATCACCGGCGAACGGGCGCTGCGGCATAACGCTGCCGCCGTCGGGGTCACCGACCGCTTCGACCAGCTGCCGCTGGGCGCCGCGGTGGAGGGCGCCGGGCTGGTGCTGCTCCAGCTGCCGCGGTCCCTCGCTGAACTCGAGGAGATCGCCGACGCCGTCGCCCGGCACGCTGCGCCCGGTGTAGTGCTGCTGGCCGGCGGCAGGGTCAAGCACATGAGCCTGGGCATGAATGCGGTGCTGGAACGCTACTTCGGCGAGGTGCAGCCGCAGTTGGCGCGGCAAAAGTCCCGGATCCTGCTGGCCCGGGCACCCAAGGCCGTTGGAGCCACTCCGCCCTACCCGGTCACCGAGCGCAACGCCGAACTGGACCTCACCGTCTGCGCACGCGGCGCCGTCTTCGCCGGCACCGGGCTGGATATCGGCACGCGTTTCCTGCTGGGCTTCCTGCCGCAGATGCCCGGCGTCCGGCACGCCGTCGACCTGGGCTGCGGCACCGGAATCCTGGCCGCGATGTACGCCCGAAGGCACCCGGACGCCCGCGTCACGGCCACTGACAGATCCGCGGCTGCCGTCGAATCCGCCCGGGAAACGGCCCGCGCCAACGGCCTCCACGGGCAGATCGACGTCCTGCAGGACGACGCCATGAGCACGCTGCCCGACGGCGGAACCGGGCTGGTCCTGCTCAATCCGCCCTTCCACCTTGGAGCAGCCGTCCATGCCGGGGCCGGGATCAAGCTGATCGAAGCGGCCGCCAGGGTCCTGGACCCCGGCGGAGAACTTTGGACGGTGTTCAACAGCCACCTGCACTACCGGCCCGCGCTGGAACGGCTGGTTGGGCCCACTCGCGAGGTCGGCCGCAATACGAAATTCACCGTCACCGCGAGCGTCCGCGCGCCGCGGCCCTGA